A genome region from Bufo gargarizans isolate SCDJY-AF-19 chromosome 2, ASM1485885v1, whole genome shotgun sequence includes the following:
- the CDKN2D gene encoding cyclin-dependent kinase 4 inhibitor D has protein sequence MLLHETSAGDLLTRAAAQGDLAEVKRLLYQERIHPDCLNHFGRTALQVMMFGSTPVASELLKQGASPNIQDSYGISPAHDAARMGFLDTLQVLVQYGADVNTPDASGCLPVHLALREGHIPVIAYLASRSNLQHQDREGRTPPQLASMLDPNLAAVLELHR, from the exons atgttgctgcacgAGACCAGTGCCGGAGACCTCCTGACACGAGCCGCAGCTCAAGGAGACTTGGCTGAGGTGAAGAGACTTCTCTACCAGGAACGCATCCATCCCGACTGTCTGAACCACTTTGGGAGGACCGCCCTGCAG GTGATGATGTTTGGCAGTACACCGGTGGCATCCGAGCTGCTGAAACAGGGGGCCAGCCCAAATATTCAGGACTCGTACGGCATCTCCCCAGCTCACGACGCCGCCCGGATGGGTTTCCTGGACACCCTGCAAGTCTTGGTCCAATACGGAGCTGATGTCAACACTCCTGATGCCTCGGGCTGTCTCCCCGTCCACCTGGCTCTCCGAGAGGGTCATATTCCCGTCATCGCCTACCTCGCCTCACGTTCCAACTTACAGCACCAGGACCGAGAGGGCAGGACCCCCCCGCAGCTCGCCTCCATGTTGGATCCTAACCTGGCGGCCGTTTTAGAACTGCATAGGTAG